GCAGCAGACGGGCCGGATCTTCCAGCGCGTCCTTCATGGCGACGAGCGACAGCACGGCTTCGCGGCCGTCGATGATGCGGTGGTCGTACGACAGCGCGAGGTAGTTCATCGGGCGGATCACGATCTGGCCGTTTTCGACCACAGCGCGTTCCTTCGTCGCGTGCACGCCGAGAATGGCGGACTGCGGCGGGTTGATGATCGGCGTCGAGAGCATGGAGCCGAACACGCCGCCATTCGAGATGGAGAACGTGCCGCCGGTCATTTCTTCGATCGACAGCTTGCCGTCGCGCGCCTTCGCGCCGAATTCGGCAATCTTCTTCTCGATGTCGGCGAGGCTCATCTGATCCGCGTTGCGCAGAATCGGCACCACCAGACCGCGCGGCGAACCGACCGCGATACCGATGTCGAAGTAGCCGTGATAAACGATGTCGTTACCGTCGATCGACGCGTTCACCAGCGGGAACTTCTTCAGCGCGTGCACGGCGGCCTTCACGAAGAACGACATGAAGCCGAGCTTCACGCCGTGTTCCTTCTCGAAGCGGTCCTTGTACTTGTTGCGCAGGTCCATGACCGGCGCCATGTTGACTTCGTTGAACGTCGTCAGAATGGCGTTGGTTTGCTGCGATTCGAGCAGACGCTCGGCGATACGCGCGCGCAGACGCGACATCGGCACGCGCTGTTCCGGGCGATCCTTCAGCCACTGGTCAGCCGATGCGGGCGCGTTGACTTGCGGCAGCGAAGGCTTCGCCGCCTTCGCGGGCGCAGCAGCCGGTGCCGGTGCCTTCGCGGCGGCGGGCGCACCGGCTTGCGCGGCGAGCGCGTCGCCCTTCGTGATACGGCCGTCGCGGCCCGAGCCCGACACCTGGTCGGCGGACACGCCCTTCTCGGCCAGAATCTTCGTCGCGGCGGGCGATGCCGCGCCGCCCGTGACCGAACCGCCGGTCGCCGAGGCGGTGGCTTGCGCGGTCGCCGACGACGACGCCACGGCCGGCTCGGCTTGCGGCGCGGGCTTCACTTCGGCGTCGCCAGCGGCTGCGGCTGCGGGCGCTTCGCCTGCTTTCGCTTCCGTGTCGATCTTCGCGATGATCTCGTCAGCGGTGACGATATCGCCGTCATGCTTGATGACCTGCGCGAGCACGCCAGCCGACGGCGCGGGCACTTCGAGCACCACCTTGTCGGTTTCGATTTCGATCAGGATTTCGTCCTGGGCGACTGCCTCGCCCGGCTTCTTCTTCCATTGCAGCATGGTGGCTTCCGAGACCGACTCGGAAAGCTGGGGAACCTTGACTTCTACGATAGTCATTTCTGTATTGTCCT
The Caballeronia sp. M1242 DNA segment above includes these coding regions:
- the odhB gene encoding 2-oxoglutarate dehydrogenase complex dihydrolipoyllysine-residue succinyltransferase — its product is MTIVEVKVPQLSESVSEATMLQWKKKPGEAVAQDEILIEIETDKVVLEVPAPSAGVLAQVIKHDGDIVTADEIIAKIDTEAKAGEAPAAAAAGDAEVKPAPQAEPAVASSSATAQATASATGGSVTGGAASPAATKILAEKGVSADQVSGSGRDGRITKGDALAAQAGAPAAAKAPAPAAAPAKAAKPSLPQVNAPASADQWLKDRPEQRVPMSRLRARIAERLLESQQTNAILTTFNEVNMAPVMDLRNKYKDRFEKEHGVKLGFMSFFVKAAVHALKKFPLVNASIDGNDIVYHGYFDIGIAVGSPRGLVVPILRNADQMSLADIEKKIAEFGAKARDGKLSIEEMTGGTFSISNGGVFGSMLSTPIINPPQSAILGVHATKERAVVENGQIVIRPMNYLALSYDHRIIDGREAVLSLVAMKDALEDPARLLLDL